In Kitasatospora gansuensis, a genomic segment contains:
- a CDS encoding replication initiator, translating to MTATTAPPVADLVGLAQLGTMPALARQLSGLAGCTTPIRLHGWRTEINESTGQVLHHLESAALPAGHLLVRCGNRRTTRCPSCAETYRRDTFHLITAGLTGGKGTPETVATHPRVFATFTAPSFGPVHNRPASGRCRCGIAHLADDPVLGSPLDPERYDYEAAVLWNAHAGKIWARFSIQLRREVAKRAGLTQREFRDFARISFGKVAEYQKRGAIHFHAVIRLDGPEGGSDLPPSWATAELLTDAIRAAAQRTSIPGPDLDGRAYVFGFGRQFDIRTIRSADFSGPVQITERAVAAYIAKYATKGAETATGALDRPVKFLSDIAYLDVPEHARRLIRTCWTLGRRPELAELRLRAWAHMLGFRGHFSTKTRRYSTTLGELRAARTAWRRAQTLERLHGPDAPAADETTLVLAHWVFAGTGLTRGERWLAAAVQPAPGTEGEPTRAQA from the coding sequence ATGACCGCCACAACCGCACCGCCCGTCGCCGACCTCGTCGGCCTGGCCCAACTCGGCACCATGCCCGCCCTGGCCCGTCAGCTCTCCGGCCTCGCCGGATGCACCACCCCCATCCGCCTTCACGGCTGGCGTACCGAGATCAACGAGAGCACCGGCCAGGTGCTGCACCACCTGGAGTCCGCCGCACTCCCCGCCGGCCACTTGCTCGTACGCTGCGGCAACCGCCGCACCACCCGTTGCCCATCCTGTGCCGAGACCTACCGCCGCGACACCTTCCACCTGATCACCGCCGGGCTCACGGGCGGTAAGGGCACCCCGGAGACCGTGGCCACCCACCCCCGGGTCTTCGCCACCTTCACCGCCCCGAGCTTCGGCCCGGTCCACAACCGGCCTGCCTCCGGTCGCTGCCGCTGCGGCATCGCCCACCTGGCGGACGACCCCGTGCTCGGCTCGCCGCTTGATCCCGAGCGCTACGACTACGAAGCCGCGGTGCTCTGGAACGCCCACGCGGGCAAGATCTGGGCCCGCTTCTCGATCCAGCTCCGCCGGGAGGTCGCCAAGCGGGCCGGGCTGACGCAGCGTGAGTTCCGTGACTTCGCCCGGATCTCCTTCGGCAAGGTCGCCGAGTACCAGAAGCGCGGTGCCATCCACTTCCACGCGGTCATCCGCCTCGACGGCCCCGAGGGCGGCTCAGATCTCCCGCCGAGCTGGGCCACGGCCGAACTGCTCACCGACGCGATCCGCGCCGCCGCACAGCGGACCAGCATCCCGGGCCCCGATCTCGACGGCCGCGCGTACGTCTTCGGCTTCGGCAGGCAGTTCGACATCCGCACGATCCGCAGTGCGGACTTCTCCGGCCCTGTCCAGATCACCGAGCGTGCCGTGGCGGCCTACATCGCCAAGTACGCCACCAAGGGCGCCGAGACCGCGACCGGTGCTCTCGACCGCCCGGTCAAGTTCCTCTCCGACATCGCCTACCTCGACGTACCCGAGCACGCTCGCCGCCTCATCCGTACGTGCTGGACCCTCGGCCGTCGTCCCGAGCTGGCCGAGCTGCGGCTCCGGGCCTGGGCCCACATGCTCGGCTTCCGGGGGCACTTCTCCACCAAGACCCGCCGGTACTCGACCACCCTCGGCGAACTCCGCGCCGCCCGCACCGCCTGGCGGCGGGCCCAGACCCTCGAACGTCTCCACGGCCCGGACGCACCGGCCGCCGACGAGACGACCCTCGTCCTCGCCCACTGGGTCTTCGCCGGTACCGGACTCACCAGGGGTGAACGGTGGCTCGCCGCCGCAGTCCAGCCCGCCCCCGGCACGGAGGGGGAACCGACTCGTGCCCAAGCGTGA